From a region of the Nyctibius grandis isolate bNycGra1 chromosome 10, bNycGra1.pri, whole genome shotgun sequence genome:
- the GRK6 gene encoding G protein-coupled receptor kinase 6 isoform X2 has protein sequence MELENIVANTVLLKAREGGGGNRKGKSKKWRQMLQFPHISLCEDLRQTLERDYHSLCEKQPIGRVLFRQFCETRPELSRCVKFLDAVAGYEVAPDEKRKECGQHLIEKYLKPNSEDHVPEVPSQLVDACCERLEQEPSKELFKESTKLIHDYLSVAPFADYLDSLYFNRFLQWKWLERQPVTKNTFRQYRVLGKGGFGEVCACQVRATGKMYACKKLEKKRIKKRKGEAMALNEKQILEKVNSRFVVSLAYAYETKDALCLVLTLMNGGDLKFHIYHMGEAGFEEPRAAFYAAEICCGLEDLHQERIVYRDLKPENILLDDHGHIRISDLGLAVHVPEGQTIKGRVGTVGYMAPEVVKNERYTFSPDWWALGCLVYEMIEGQSPFQQRKKKIKREEVERLVKEVQEEYSEKFSPCARSLCTMLLCKDPLERLGCRGAGAKEVKEHPLFKHLNFRRLEAGMLDPPFKPDPQAIYCKDVLDIEQFSTVKGVELEPTDNDFYQKFATGSVPIPWQNEMIETECFKELNVFSTDGTVPPDLDWKGQPSPQPKKGLLQRLFSRQR, from the exons ATGGAGCTGGAGAACATCGTCGCCAACACCGTCCTCCTCAAGGCCCGCGAAG GTGGTGGCGGAAACCGGAAAGGCAAGAGTAAGAAATGGCGCCAGATGCTGCAGTTCCCCCACATCAGCCTCTGCGAGGACCTTCGACAAACCCTCG AGCGGGACTACCACAGCCTGTGCGAGAAGCAGCCCATCGGGCGCGTGCTCTTTCGGCAGTTCTGCGAGACACGACCTGAGCTGTCACGCTGCGTCAAGTTCCTGGATGCAGTG GCAGGGTACGAAGTGGCTCCAGATGAGAAGCGGAAGGAATGCGGGCAGCACCTGATCGAAAAGTACTTGAAGCCAAAC AGTGAGGACCATGTGCCTGAAGTTCCCTCGCAGCTGGTGGATGCCTGTTGTGAGAGACTGGAGCAGGAACCTTCCAAGGAGCTCTTCAAGGAATCCACTAA GCTTATCCACGACTACCTGAGTGTGGCTCCCTTTGCTGACTACCTCGACAGCTTGTACTTCAACCGCTTCCTGCAGTGGAAATGGCTGGAACG GCAGCCAGTGACCAAAAACACTTTCCGCCAGTACCGTGTGCTCGGCAAGGGCGGTTTTGGGGAG GTTTGTGCCTGCCAAGTGCGTGCCACGGGGAAGATGTATGCCTGCaagaagctggagaagaaacGGATCAAAAAGCGGAAGGGAGAGGCCATGGCCCTGAATGAGAAACAGATCCTGGAAAAAGTGAACAGTAGGTTTGTA GTGAGCTTAGCCTATGCATATGAAACTAAAGATGCTCTCTGCCTAGTGCTGACCCTCATGAATGGAGGGGACCTCAAGTTCCATATCTACCACATGGGAGAGGCTGGCTTCGAGGAGCCCCGGGCAGCTTTCTATGCTGCCGAGATCTGCTGTGGCCTTGAGGACTTGCACCAGGAGAGGATAGTGTACAG GGACCTGAAGCCAGAAAACATATTGCTGGATGACCATG GTCACATCCGTATCTCAGACCTGGGGCTAGCTGTGCACGTGCCGGAGGGCCAAACAATCAAGGGCCGGGTGGGGACAGTTGGCTACATGG CTCCGGAGGTAGTGAAGAACGAGCGCTACACGTTCAGCCCAGACTGGTGGGCTCTGGGCTGCCTGGTGTATGAGATGATCGAGGGACAGTCCCCCTTCCAGCAGCGCAAGAAGAAGATCAAGCGGGAGGAGGTGGAGCGGTTGGTGAAGGAAGTGCAGGAGGAGTACTCGGAGAAGTTCTCGCCCTGCGCCCGCTCCCTTTGCACCATG CTCCTGTGCAAAGACCCTCTGGAGCGCCTGGGGTGCCGAGGAGCTGGGGCCAAGGAAGTGAAGGAGCACCCTCTCTTCAAGCACCTCAACTTCAGGAGGCTGGAAGCAGGCATGCTGGACCCCCCCTTCAAGCCAGAT CCCCAGGCTATCTACTGCAAGGATGTTCTGGACATCGAGCAGTTCTCCACGGTGAAGGGGGTGGAGCTGGAGCCCACGGACAACGACTTCTACCAGAAGTTTGCCACGGGAAGCGTGCCCATTCCTTGGCAGAATGAG ATGATCGAGACCGAGTGTTTTAAGGAGCTGAATGTCTTTAGCACAGACGGCACGGTGCCCCCAGACCTAGACTGGAAAGGGCAGCCTTCTCCACAGCCCAAAAAAGGGTTACTCCAGCGCTTATTCAGCAGACAG
- the GRK6 gene encoding G protein-coupled receptor kinase 6 isoform X1 — translation MELENIVANTVLLKAREGGGGNRKGKSKKWRQMLQFPHISLCEDLRQTLERDYHSLCEKQPIGRVLFRQFCETRPELSRCVKFLDAVAGYEVAPDEKRKECGQHLIEKYLKPNSEDHVPEVPSQLVDACCERLEQEPSKELFKESTKLIHDYLSVAPFADYLDSLYFNRFLQWKWLERQPVTKNTFRQYRVLGKGGFGEVCACQVRATGKMYACKKLEKKRIKKRKGEAMALNEKQILEKVNSRFVVSLAYAYETKDALCLVLTLMNGGDLKFHIYHMGEAGFEEPRAAFYAAEICCGLEDLHQERIVYRDLKPENILLDDHGHIRISDLGLAVHVPEGQTIKGRVGTVGYMAPEVVKNERYTFSPDWWALGCLVYEMIEGQSPFQQRKKKIKREEVERLVKEVQEEYSEKFSPCARSLCTMLLCKDPLERLGCRGAGAKEVKEHPLFKHLNFRRLEAGMLDPPFKPDPQAIYCKDVLDIEQFSTVKGVELEPTDNDFYQKFATGSVPIPWQNEMIETECFKELNVFSTDGTVPPDLDWKGQPSPQPKKGLLQRLFSRQDCCGNCSDSEEEPTRL, via the exons ATGGAGCTGGAGAACATCGTCGCCAACACCGTCCTCCTCAAGGCCCGCGAAG GTGGTGGCGGAAACCGGAAAGGCAAGAGTAAGAAATGGCGCCAGATGCTGCAGTTCCCCCACATCAGCCTCTGCGAGGACCTTCGACAAACCCTCG AGCGGGACTACCACAGCCTGTGCGAGAAGCAGCCCATCGGGCGCGTGCTCTTTCGGCAGTTCTGCGAGACACGACCTGAGCTGTCACGCTGCGTCAAGTTCCTGGATGCAGTG GCAGGGTACGAAGTGGCTCCAGATGAGAAGCGGAAGGAATGCGGGCAGCACCTGATCGAAAAGTACTTGAAGCCAAAC AGTGAGGACCATGTGCCTGAAGTTCCCTCGCAGCTGGTGGATGCCTGTTGTGAGAGACTGGAGCAGGAACCTTCCAAGGAGCTCTTCAAGGAATCCACTAA GCTTATCCACGACTACCTGAGTGTGGCTCCCTTTGCTGACTACCTCGACAGCTTGTACTTCAACCGCTTCCTGCAGTGGAAATGGCTGGAACG GCAGCCAGTGACCAAAAACACTTTCCGCCAGTACCGTGTGCTCGGCAAGGGCGGTTTTGGGGAG GTTTGTGCCTGCCAAGTGCGTGCCACGGGGAAGATGTATGCCTGCaagaagctggagaagaaacGGATCAAAAAGCGGAAGGGAGAGGCCATGGCCCTGAATGAGAAACAGATCCTGGAAAAAGTGAACAGTAGGTTTGTA GTGAGCTTAGCCTATGCATATGAAACTAAAGATGCTCTCTGCCTAGTGCTGACCCTCATGAATGGAGGGGACCTCAAGTTCCATATCTACCACATGGGAGAGGCTGGCTTCGAGGAGCCCCGGGCAGCTTTCTATGCTGCCGAGATCTGCTGTGGCCTTGAGGACTTGCACCAGGAGAGGATAGTGTACAG GGACCTGAAGCCAGAAAACATATTGCTGGATGACCATG GTCACATCCGTATCTCAGACCTGGGGCTAGCTGTGCACGTGCCGGAGGGCCAAACAATCAAGGGCCGGGTGGGGACAGTTGGCTACATGG CTCCGGAGGTAGTGAAGAACGAGCGCTACACGTTCAGCCCAGACTGGTGGGCTCTGGGCTGCCTGGTGTATGAGATGATCGAGGGACAGTCCCCCTTCCAGCAGCGCAAGAAGAAGATCAAGCGGGAGGAGGTGGAGCGGTTGGTGAAGGAAGTGCAGGAGGAGTACTCGGAGAAGTTCTCGCCCTGCGCCCGCTCCCTTTGCACCATG CTCCTGTGCAAAGACCCTCTGGAGCGCCTGGGGTGCCGAGGAGCTGGGGCCAAGGAAGTGAAGGAGCACCCTCTCTTCAAGCACCTCAACTTCAGGAGGCTGGAAGCAGGCATGCTGGACCCCCCCTTCAAGCCAGAT CCCCAGGCTATCTACTGCAAGGATGTTCTGGACATCGAGCAGTTCTCCACGGTGAAGGGGGTGGAGCTGGAGCCCACGGACAACGACTTCTACCAGAAGTTTGCCACGGGAAGCGTGCCCATTCCTTGGCAGAATGAG ATGATCGAGACCGAGTGTTTTAAGGAGCTGAATGTCTTTAGCACAGACGGCACGGTGCCCCCAGACCTAGACTGGAAAGGGCAGCCTTCTCCACAGCCCAAAAAAGGGTTACTCCAGCGCTTATTCAGCAGACAG
- the LOC137668108 gene encoding alpha-2Db adrenergic receptor-like — MEPASALPNTSGNCSGASSAPHSPAATGLILLAALAVLLATLVGNALVVVAISTSRALQAPQNLFLVSLASADILVAVLVLPFSLANEVMGYWYFGGLWCSLYLALDVLLCTSSIGHLCAISLDRYWAVTRAARLNLRRSPGRVKGMIGAVWAAAALVALPPLLWARPGGQECQLSQETWYVLASCAASFFAPCLVMVAIYCRIYHLTARRTAALLAARAPRPADAGKQGPRAGMPGWRRQSQHQSVSLCRQRLVRARERRFTVVLAVVMGAFVLCWFPFFFTYSLGAVCGEGCRVSKPLFTFFFWIGYCNSSLNPLIYTLFNRDFRAAFRQLLAVPRRHRT, encoded by the coding sequence ATGGAGCCAgccagcgccctccccaacacCTCCGGTAACTGCAGCGGTGCCAGCAGTGCCCCGCACTCGCCTGCAGCCACGGGGCTCATCCTGCTGGCCGCCCTGGccgtcctgctggccacgctggtGGGCAATGCACTAGTGGTGGTGGCCATCTCCACCAGCCGGGCCCTGCAAGCCCCGCAGAACCTCTTCCTGGTGTCCTTAGCCTCGGCAGACATCCTAGTGGCCGTCCTCGTCTTGCCCTTCTCGCTGGCCAACGAGGTGATGGGCTACTGGTATTTCGGCGGCCTGTGGTGCAGCCTGTACCTGGCGCTGGACGTGCTGCTCTGCACCTCCTCCATCGGGCATCTCTGCGCCATCAGCCTCGACCGATACTGGGCCGTCACCCGGGCGGCCCGGCTCAACCTGCGCCGCAGCCCCGGGCGGGTGAAGGGGATGATCGGGGCGGTctgggcggcggcggccctGGTGGCCCTGCCACCGCTGCTGTGGGCCCGCCCGGGGGGCCAGGAGTGCCAGCTGAGCCAGGAGACCTGGTACGTGCTGGCCTCCTGCGCCGCCTCCTTCTTTGCCCCCTGCCTCGTCATGGTCGCCATCTACTGCCGCATCTACCACCTGACCGCCCGGCGGACTGCTGCCCTCCtcgccgcccgcgccccgcgccccgccgacGCTGGCAAGCAGGGGCCGAGGGCCGGGATGCCGGGCTGGCGGCGCCAGAGCCAGCACCAGAGCGTGTCACTGTGCCGGCAGCGGCTGGTGCGGGCGCGGGAGCGGCGCTTCACCGTCGTGCTGGCCGTGGTGATGGGGGCCTTCGTGCTGTGCTGGTTCCCCTTCTTCTTCACCTACAGCCTGGGGGCCGTCTGCGGGGAGGGCTGCCGCGTCTCCAAGCCCCTCTTCACCTTCTTCTTTTGGATCGGCTACTGCAACAGCAGCCTCAACCCCCTCATCTACACTCTCTTCAACCGGGATTTCCGCGCCGCCTTCCGCCAGCTCCTCGCCGTCCCCCGCCGGCACCGCACCTAA
- the SLC34A1 gene encoding sodium-dependent phosphate transport protein 2A, with protein sequence MLPYQRESPALPHCPLRGGRLVHRPQFAYCPSPQVLHRLPGAHTCPFAIGAVPCPDHGFPCPGSPGRLREGRERYELEALPWQGPRLGLDELQKPELGCWARVQSICVSLLKVPLMFGFLYLFVCSLDVLSSAFQLAGGKVAGDIFKDNAILSNPVAGLVVGILVTVLVQSSSTSTSIIVSMVSSGLLEVRSAIPIIMGSNIGTSVTNTIVALMQAGDRSEFKRAFAGATVHDCFNWLSVLVLLPLEVVSGYLHHVTRLVVATFNIRSGKDAPDLLKIITEPFTKLIIQLDKSVITGIATGDESLRNRSLIRVWCGPTPSQMAAVGLGSPPNCTAPGHCSTKGIEHLHNVTRQKCEHLFTNTPLPDLAVGLVLLAGSLIVLCTCLILLVKLLNSLLKGQVAKAIQKVINTDLPHPLSWLTGYFAMVVGAGMTFVVQSSSVFTSAITPLIGLGVISIERAYPLTLGSNIGTTTTAILAALASPGDKLASSFQIALCHFFFNISGILLWYPLPFTRLPIRMAKALGERTAKYRWFAVLYLIICFLLLPSLIFGISMAGWRALVGVGAPFLSLLFFVGLVNALQAHSPSRLPKWLQTWDFLPAWMHSLQPLDQLITRATLCCTDRCRSPEGWEEREGPPRDKARLGLDNPVLSYPEEVPGPAIRVGSPHLPLHGVTRL encoded by the exons ATGCTGCCCTACCAGAGGGAGAGCCCGGCCCTGCCCCACTGCCCGCTGCGGGGAGGAAGGCTGGTCCACAGGCCCCAGTTCGCCTACTGCCCCAGCCCCCAAG TTCTGCACCGGCTGCCGGGTGCCCACACCTGCCCCTTTGCCATCGGCGCGGTGCCTTGCCCTGACCATGGCTTCCCCTGCCCCGGCTCCCCCGGGCGCCTGCGCGAGGGCAGGGAGCGGTACGAGCTGGAGgcgctgccctggcaggggcCCCGGCTGGGCTTGGACGAGCTCCAGAAGCCAG AGCTGGGGTGCTGGGCCAGGGTCCAGTCCATCTGTGTCTCCCTTCTCAAGGTGCCCCTGATGTTTGGGTTCCTGTACCTCTTTGTGTGCTCCCTGGACgtgctcagctctgccttccAGCTGGCCGGAG GCAAGGTGGCCGGGGACATCTTCAAGGACAACGCCATCCTCTCCAACCCGGTGGCCGGGCTGGTGGTGGGCATCCTGGTGACCGTGCTGGTGCAGAGCTCCTCTACCTCCACCTCCATCATTGTCAGCATGGTCTCCTCGGGGT tgctggAGGTGCGCTCTGCCATCCCCATCATCATGGGCTCCAACATCGGCACCTCTGTCACTAACACCATTGTGGCCCTCATGCAGGCTGGCGACCGCAGTGAGTTCAAACG GGCCTTCGCCGGTGCCACGGTGCATGACTGCTTCAACTGGCTGTCAGTGCTGGTCCTCCTGCCACTGGAGGTGGTGAGCGGGTACCTGCACCACGTCACCCGCCTGGTCGTGGCCACCTTCAACATCCGCAGTGGGAAGGATGCCCCTGACCTGCTGAAGATCATCACAGAGCCCTTCACCAAGCTCATCATCCAG CTGGACAAGTCAGTGATCACGGGCATTGCAACAGGAGATGAGAGCCTGCGCAACCGGAGCCTCATCCGTGTCTGGTGTGGCCCCACACCCTCACAG atGGCTGCTGTGGGGCTTGGGTCCCCCCCGAACTGCACGGCCCCCGGCCACTGCAGCACTAAAGGCATCGAGCACCTCCACAACGTCACCAGGCAGAAGT GTGAGCACCTCTTCACCAACACGCCACTGCCCGACCTGGCcgtggggctggtgctgctggcggGGTCCCTCATCGTGCTCTGCACCTGCCTCATCCTCCTGGTCAAACTCCTCAACTCCCTGCTCAAGGGGCAGGTGGCCAAAGCCATCCAGAAGGTCATCAACACTG ACCTCCCACACCCGCTCAGCTGGCTCACTGGGTACTTCGCCATGGTGGTGGGCGCTGGGATGACCTTTGtggtgcagagcagctctgtcttCACCTCGGCCATCACACCCCTGATTG GCCTGGGGGTGATCAGCATAGAGCGCGCATACCCACTGACCCTGGGCTCCAACATCggcaccaccaccaccgccaTCCTGGCCGCCCTGGCCAGCCCAGGGGACAAACTGGCCAGCTCCTTCCAG ATCGCTCTCTGCCACTTCTTCTTCAACATCTCTGGCATCCTGCTGTGGTACCCGCTGCCCTTCACCCGCCTGCCCATCCGCATGGCCAAGGCGCTGGGCGAGCGCACGGCCAAGTACCGCTGGTTCGCCGTGCTGTACCTCATcatctgcttcctcctcctgccctccctcaTCTTCGGCATCTCCATGGCGGGCTGGCGGGCGCTGGTGGGGGTGGGCGCACCcttcctcagcctcctcttcttcgTGGGGCTGGTGAATGCGCTGCAGGCGCACAGCCCCAGCCGCCTGCCCAAATGGCTGCAGACCTGGGACTTCCTCCCCGCCTGGATGCACTCGCTGCAGCCCCTCGACCAGCTCATCACCCGGGCCACCCTCTGCTGCACCGACCGCTGCCGCAGCCCCGAGGGCTGGGAGGAGCGTGAGGGCCCTCCCCGCGAcaaggccaggctggggctggacaACCCCGTGCTCTCCTACCCCGAGGAGGTGCCCGGCCCCGCCATCCGGGTGGGCTCCCCTCACCTGCCCCTGCACGGTGTCACCCGGCTCTAG